ATCCGTGCCATTAATTCTTGTAGTTTGTAAGGTTTGATCACATAATCATCAGCACCTGCATCTAGACCTTTAACTTGATCGCTTGTTGTATCTCGTGCTGTTAACATCAAAATTGGCATTGAATAGCCCTGTAGACGTAGTTTTTGGCACAAGCTAATGCCATCGATTTTAGGTAGCATGAGATCGAGTACAAGGAGATTGTAGGTAAAAGATTTAACAAACTCCCAGCCACTTTGACCGTCAGCTGCAATATCAACAACATAGTGTTGGTCACTTAAAGCTTCCGCAAGCGAATCTGCAATGCGTTCATCATCTTCAACTAATAAAATTCTCATGGTAGGTAGTTACCTTGAGTCTCTGCTTTCATATCAAATAGCAATATACTTAATGATCTTGTAATAGCAACTGCATTGAGTGGTAAACGTAGAGTAATACAGTTTGTTTATATATAAATAAAATCCGGTCTCATTCCTCAACAAGACCGAAATTCTTGAAAATGTTACCCTAATTTAATAGAACCTGTTTCCAAAGTCAATGTAACGGTTGTTAGGTAATTGGTTATATGTTGCCTAACAATACATTCACTCATACATTAAGCTATACTGATTTTATGAAAAATAGATGAAAATTACATGAGAAGGTTCTTATGTTTGCCAGAAATATGCTGTTTTGATAAGTTTTGGGAGCGTTATTTCATTAGGTATGGCGTAAGTTTTTACAAAGAAAAACCCATTCCTTCTAATCCTTGGCGCAGTCGCTCTGCTTCCGGAGAACTTTGCATTTCATGCAATGCTATTGCCTGTTTAAAAGCAGCCAAACTGTCATTTAATTTGCCAGATTTGAGCAGGACAACGCCCAAATTTTGATAGGCTTCAGCATAATTAGAATTAAGTGCGATCGCTTGACGGTAATTTGCGATCGCTTCATTGAGCAATCCCATCGCTTTTAAAGTCATCCCTAGGTTGTAATAACCAGCAGCAAACTTAGGATCGATTTGTAAAGCAATTTCATATGCCATTTTTGCTCCATTAAGATCGCCAGTTGCTTGTCTTAAGTTACCCAAATTGTTGTAAGCACCGAGTTTGAGTAATGGATAGATTGATAATCCAATTGCTGCTTGATAATGTGCGATCGCTTTTGGTATCTGTTGTAATTTGCTATAAGCAATTCCTAGATGGTAGTGTAATTCGTATAATATTTGCGCATTAAGACCGCTGCGCTTGAGTCCCTTCTCTAGTAATTCAATGCCTCGTTGCCAAGAACCAGTTTCAACGTACAAGGCACCAAGCTTGCTGCACACATACGGATCGTTAGGGTGACAGTTATAAAATCCTTCCATTGCGGTTTGGGCTTGGGCAAACTTATCTTTTTGGGCGATCGCACTACGTTGATAGCCTTGATGGAGAATTGCGACATTGGGTAAATAACCAATCTGCCATTGCGGTTCTTGACTCATAATGCGAGTCACACTATCATCAACCAAAGCATGATACGGTCGAGAAAAGCAAAGGTTGGGGTGACGTCGAAATAAACGTGAAACTTGTGAGTAAGGTGATTGTGCAGCACCTACTTCTTGTCTCAATAAATTAACAAGCAGAAAGCGATCGTGTTGTATGGCTTGCTTGAGCAAGGGAACGATATCTGGAACTAGCACTTCATCAGCATCTAACACCAGTACCCAGTTACTACGCACATACTTTAAAGCCTCATTCCGTGCTTTAGCAAAATCATAACACCACTCAAAAGGATAAACTTCAGCACCAAGTTTCCTGGCAACATCAGGTGTGCGATCGCTTGAACCGGTATCTAGCACAATCATTTCATCAACAACACCCTGAACACTACCTAGACACTGAGGCAATGTTTGTTCTTCATTTTTTACAATCATGCACAAGCTGAGTTGCATTTTTCCCACATACTGATAGCAAGCTGTGGCAATATTAGCTTATCTCATAGTCAGTAGTGACCAACCACTAACCACTAACCCGTTATAAGTATCAAGGCACATTGGTCATTCAACCTTATGCAAAAAGACTCCCTAATCAGTTAATAGCTGAATGGGAGTCAGTTATGTAGCTGTTAACACAAATAAAAAGTAACCGATGTTAAACACAATGTCTCATTAATGCTATAGGTGCTTTATCAGATACGATCGTGCTATCGGTACTCTAAGATCAAAGATTGGGTGGTAACAATACTCTGTCAATTGCATGAATGATACCATTGCTAGCTTGAATATCTGGCTGAACAACTGT
The sequence above is drawn from the Gloeocapsopsis sp. IPPAS B-1203 genome and encodes:
- a CDS encoding tetratricopeptide repeat protein → MIVKNEEQTLPQCLGSVQGVVDEMIVLDTGSSDRTPDVARKLGAEVYPFEWCYDFAKARNEALKYVRSNWVLVLDADEVLVPDIVPLLKQAIQHDRFLLVNLLRQEVGAAQSPYSQVSRLFRRHPNLCFSRPYHALVDDSVTRIMSQEPQWQIGYLPNVAILHQGYQRSAIAQKDKFAQAQTAMEGFYNCHPNDPYVCSKLGALYVETGSWQRGIELLEKGLKRSGLNAQILYELHYHLGIAYSKLQQIPKAIAHYQAAIGLSIYPLLKLGAYNNLGNLRQATGDLNGAKMAYEIALQIDPKFAAGYYNLGMTLKAMGLLNEAIANYRQAIALNSNYAEAYQNLGVVLLKSGKLNDSLAAFKQAIALHEMQSSPEAERLRQGLEGMGFSL